Proteins encoded within one genomic window of Candidatus Hepatoplasma crinochetorum Av:
- the uvrB gene encoding excinuclease ABC subunit UvrB, producing MEKFSLTTEKRPAGDQGQAIVKLTDSIKNKTKYNILLGATGTGKTFTIANVIKNLNKPTLVLAHNKTLANQLYVEFKELFPSNRIEYYISNFDFYQPEAYLPKKDLYVEKRSVQNWQIEMMRNSTLNALTSQNDVIVVASVAAIYGHREPSEYKKHHFEISLGNKITRKEFLTKIVSLGYKRGEDLFPGSFILRGDVVELVPAWSDQFNIRIDFFGDEITEIVAIDSLKKTIIERYNHFTITPADANVVSSDLLKNAIVNIKKDLEKRIKYFEEKNLLLEKQRIENRTNYDLEQLREFGITSGIENYSIYFEPWRKHNEPPATLFSYFPKDYLLIVDESHITIPQIGGMYEGDYSRKKSLVEYGFRLPSALDNRPLRFHEFEDRMNQVIFVSATPGDYELKKTKNQYVEQIIRPTGLLDPIIEIKNVENQLEDIANQIRERKKNNERVFVNTITKKLAEDIAKYLTETEFSVAYLHSDLKTFEREEVIRKLRVGFYDAIVGINLLREGLDVPEVSLIVILDADKDGFLRNKRSLIQMIGRVARNVNGKAILYAKKITNSMQGAIDETNRRRAIQLEFNKKHHITPVTIKKTIPQPLIKEFELDKKLKLSSLKSKQKIAVLEKEMKKAAKEYDFERAIKLRDLITELKSNY from the coding sequence ATCTTAATAAACCTACGCTTGTACTAGCACATAATAAAACGCTTGCAAATCAACTTTACGTAGAGTTTAAGGAACTTTTTCCTTCCAATCGTATAGAATATTATATTTCTAATTTTGATTTCTATCAGCCAGAAGCTTATCTTCCAAAAAAAGATTTATATGTAGAAAAAAGATCTGTTCAAAATTGACAGATTGAAATGATGCGAAATTCAACATTAAATGCTCTTACATCACAAAATGATGTAATTGTAGTTGCTTCTGTTGCTGCTATTTATGGTCATCGTGAACCCTCAGAATATAAAAAACATCATTTTGAAATTTCTTTAGGAAATAAAATTACAAGAAAAGAATTTCTTACAAAAATTGTTAGTTTGGGTTACAAACGAGGAGAAGATCTCTTTCCTGGTTCTTTTATTCTTAGAGGAGATGTTGTGGAATTAGTTCCTGCTTGATCTGATCAATTTAATATAAGAATTGATTTTTTCGGAGATGAAATTACAGAAATTGTAGCAATTGATTCGCTTAAAAAAACAATAATAGAAAGATATAATCATTTTACAATTACCCCTGCTGATGCAAATGTAGTTTCCTCTGATCTTTTAAAAAATGCAATAGTAAATATTAAAAAAGATCTTGAGAAGCGAATAAAATATTTTGAAGAAAAAAATCTTTTATTAGAAAAACAACGAATTGAAAATCGAACAAATTATGATCTTGAGCAATTAAGAGAATTTGGAATTACTTCAGGAATTGAAAATTATTCAATTTATTTTGAACCTTGAAGAAAACATAATGAACCACCAGCTACTTTATTTTCTTATTTTCCAAAAGATTATTTACTTATTGTAGATGAGTCTCATATTACAATTCCACAAATAGGAGGAATGTACGAAGGAGATTATTCTCGTAAAAAATCATTGGTAGAATATGGATTTAGATTACCAAGTGCACTTGATAATCGTCCACTTAGATTCCATGAATTTGAAGATCGAATGAATCAAGTAATTTTTGTTTCTGCTACTCCTGGTGATTATGAACTTAAGAAAACAAAAAATCAATATGTAGAACAAATTATAAGACCGACCGGTTTATTAGATCCTATAATTGAAATTAAAAATGTTGAAAATCAATTAGAAGATATTGCAAATCAAATAAGAGAACGTAAGAAAAATAATGAACGTGTCTTTGTAAATACTATTACAAAAAAATTAGCAGAAGATATTGCAAAATATCTTACTGAAACAGAATTTTCTGTTGCTTATTTACATAGTGATTTAAAAACATTTGAACGAGAAGAAGTAATTAGGAAATTAAGAGTTGGTTTTTATGATGCAATAGTTGGAATTAATCTTTTAAGAGAAGGATTAGATGTTCCTGAAGTTTCCTTAATTGTAATTTTAGATGCTGATAAGGATGGATTTTTAAGAAATAAAAGATCACTTATTCAAATGATTGGAAGAGTTGCAAGAAATGTAAACGGAAAAGCAATTCTTTATGCAAAAAAAATTACCAATTCAATGCAAGGAGCAATTGATGAAACTAATCGGAGAAGAGCGATTCAATTAGAATTTAATAAGAAACATCATATTACTCCTGTTACTATTAAAAAGACAATTCCTCAACCTTTAATTAAAGAATTTGAATTAGATAAAAAACTAAAATTATCATCATTAAAATCAAAACAAAAAATTGCTGTTCTTGAAAAAGAAATGAAAAAAGCAGCAAAAGAATATGATTTTGAAAGAGCTATAAAATTACGAGATCTTATTACAGAACTTAAAAGTAATTATTAA